A DNA window from Helianthus annuus cultivar XRQ/B chromosome 15, HanXRQr2.0-SUNRISE, whole genome shotgun sequence contains the following coding sequences:
- the LOC110912972 gene encoding uncharacterized protein LOC110912972: protein MTRDTMANVKESHVIILFISFLVLLMSFQCAKNEHTDVSPLADYSIKDYEKAGAKNEGAKNEHTDVSPLRDYAIKDCKTAGCVFDDVDIRYCWCGITSINECCTPYKEVCDLAVKQGKLHKKCIKPGS from the exons ATGACTCGTGATACAATGGCAAATGTTAAAGAATCTCATGTTATCATATTATTTATCAGTTTTCTTGTGCTTTTAATGTCTTTTCAGT GTGCAAAAAATGAACACACTGATGTGAGTCCCTTAGCAGATTATTCAATAAAGGACTATGAGAAAGCAG GTGCAAAAAATGAAGGCGCAAAGAATGAACATACTGATGTGAGTCCCTTAAGAGATTATGCAATAAAGGACTGTAAGACAGCAGGTTGTGTTTTTGACGATGTTGATATTCGATATTGTTGGTGTGGTATTACCAGTATTAACGAATGTTGCACCCCATATAAAGAAGTTTGTGACCTGGCTGTTAAACAGGGAAAACTTCATAAGAAGTGTATAAAACCAGGCTCTTAA